From Shewanella acanthi:
TCTAGATTTACTCAAATCAATGTCACCTAGTTACAATGTGAGTAAACTCAAGGCAAAATTATTGTTAATTCATGGAGGAGATGATAAACGCGTTCCTATTTCACAACTCGAATCACTCGAAAAAGCCCTAAAAGCCCATAACTACCCTTATCAAAAAATGGTGATGGATAACGAGGGTCATGGTTTCTACAACGATAACCATAGAGCAGAGTATTACGATCAAATGCTAAGTTTCTTAAAAACGAATCTCAAACTTTAGTTTCAACTTAGATAGCGTTATCCATTAGAGATAACGCTATTTTTTAATTTCATTAAGCCGATATCCGATAAGGACTATCGGCTTTTTCATCGGGTTAACAAGCGATTTTTGGTATGAATTATCCGCAATTCGCGCTATCCTCCCCGACCTTATTCTTGCCTTGGCCTGTCCTAGGCAGAAATGGCATGAGGTATACCCTGGCTTTCCTTGGTTTTAGGTGCTAGGTTTCGGTGATAACCGCTACTCGAGTAGTGGAGGATAAAGATGGCATTAAGTGAAGCAGCAGTAAAAGTACAAGCCGCCCTTTTAGAGCGCGGACTGGAAACCCCAATGCTACCTAGCGTGTATACCCCAGAGGAACGCAAGGTCAAGATTGAGCACCATATGAAAGAAATTCTGACGTTAATGTCATTGGATCTTTCGGACGACAGTCTTGTCGACACGCCGCGCCGCATCGCCAAAATGTATGTTGATGAGATTTTCTCAGGCTTAGACTACGAAAACTTCCCTAAAATCACCGTTATCGATAATAAAATGGGCTTCGATGAAATGGTGCGTGTCCAAGATATCAGCCTGACGAGCACCTGTGAGCATCACCTCGTCACTATCGATGGCACCGCAACTATCGC
This genomic window contains:
- the folE gene encoding GTP cyclohydrolase I FolE: MALSEAAVKVQAALLERGLETPMLPSVYTPEERKVKIEHHMKEILTLMSLDLSDDSLVDTPRRIAKMYVDEIFSGLDYENFPKITVIDNKMGFDEMVRVQDISLTSTCEHHLVTIDGTATIAYLPRTKIIGLSKINRIVRFFAQRPQVQERLTQQVLVALQTLLETKDVAVKMDAVHYCVKSRGVMDSTSSTTTTALGGVFKSNPATRAEFLHQSK